A stretch of Streptomyces vietnamensis DNA encodes these proteins:
- the mltG gene encoding endolytic transglycosylase MltG, translating to MTEYGRGPGSEPWHPGDPLYGDQGWEGQQQYPHPQQASQYGHEGQGYADPYGQGGGQGYGGDPYQQQAQQQYQQQPPQQQYVDPQYQQHHQQQFQQPQQYETGYPGGGYDTPGQLGQQYDGNWETGQAAMAYGAPPADPYGGQNPDLYGTPEAYPPPQPPGRRQNPPEPVVDWAPEEEAHPEPEPEEEKHPFFTGGDDEDDDYHEEPGRGRGRGSRDDDRERRSKAKKRKGKNGVACLVVALVLVGGVGGIGYFGYQFWQGEFGAAPDYTGSGSGEVQVEIPKAAGGYEIGNILKKAGVVKSVDAFVSAQQKNPRGLSIQAGAYTLKKEMSAESAVTLMLNPVSQANLIIPEGKRNAWVYEKLDERLDLAPGTTKKIALAKADSLGLPDWAKNHEEVKDPLEGFLFPASYPVAKGTKPEDALRKMVSRANQEYTKLDLNAKAKALGLKGPWELVTVASLVQVEGKYKHDFDKVARVVYNRLKPGNMETVGRLEFDSTVNYLKGQSTLDVGTVDDLRKIDDPYNTYKVIGLIPGPISNPGIEAVNSAMNPADGPWYYFVSINENKTVFSVTNEEHNRNVAEYEKQRKQGQ from the coding sequence ATGACTGAGTATGGCCGGGGCCCTGGCTCCGAACCGTGGCACCCCGGGGACCCGCTCTACGGGGACCAGGGGTGGGAGGGCCAGCAGCAGTACCCGCACCCGCAGCAGGCGAGCCAGTACGGCCACGAGGGCCAGGGCTACGCGGATCCGTACGGTCAGGGCGGCGGTCAGGGCTACGGGGGCGACCCGTACCAGCAGCAGGCGCAGCAGCAGTACCAGCAGCAGCCGCCCCAGCAGCAGTACGTCGATCCGCAGTACCAGCAGCATCATCAGCAGCAGTTCCAGCAGCCGCAGCAGTACGAGACGGGGTACCCGGGCGGCGGTTACGACACGCCCGGGCAGCTCGGACAGCAGTACGACGGCAACTGGGAGACCGGTCAGGCGGCGATGGCCTACGGCGCGCCCCCGGCCGATCCGTACGGCGGCCAGAACCCGGACCTCTACGGGACGCCCGAGGCCTACCCGCCGCCCCAGCCGCCCGGCCGCCGGCAGAACCCGCCGGAGCCGGTCGTCGACTGGGCGCCGGAGGAAGAGGCGCACCCGGAGCCGGAGCCGGAGGAGGAGAAGCACCCCTTCTTCACGGGCGGCGACGACGAGGACGACGACTACCACGAGGAGCCGGGCCGCGGGCGCGGCCGGGGCTCCCGCGACGACGACCGCGAACGCCGCAGCAAAGCGAAGAAACGCAAAGGCAAGAACGGCGTGGCCTGCCTGGTCGTCGCGCTCGTCCTGGTGGGCGGCGTCGGCGGCATCGGCTACTTCGGCTACCAGTTCTGGCAGGGCGAGTTCGGCGCGGCGCCCGACTACACGGGCAGCGGCAGCGGCGAGGTCCAGGTCGAGATCCCGAAGGCCGCGGGCGGCTACGAGATCGGCAACATCCTCAAGAAGGCCGGCGTCGTGAAGAGCGTCGACGCCTTCGTCTCGGCGCAGCAGAAGAACCCGCGGGGTCTCTCGATCCAGGCGGGTGCCTACACGCTGAAGAAGGAGATGTCGGCGGAGAGCGCCGTCACGCTGATGCTGAACCCGGTCAGCCAGGCCAACCTCATCATTCCCGAGGGCAAGCGGAACGCCTGGGTCTACGAGAAGCTCGACGAGCGCCTCGACCTGGCTCCGGGCACCACGAAGAAGATCGCGCTCGCGAAGGCGGACTCCCTCGGGCTGCCCGACTGGGCCAAGAACCACGAAGAGGTCAAGGACCCCCTGGAAGGATTCCTCTTCCCGGCGAGCTACCCCGTCGCCAAGGGCACCAAGCCCGAGGACGCCCTGCGCAAGATGGTGTCCCGCGCGAACCAGGAGTACACCAAGCTCGACCTGAACGCGAAGGCGAAGGCGCTGGGTCTGAAGGGGCCGTGGGAACTCGTCACGGTCGCGAGCCTGGTGCAGGTCGAAGGCAAGTACAAGCACGACTTCGACAAGGTCGCGCGCGTGGTCTACAACCGGCTCAAGCCCGGCAACATGGAGACCGTGGGCCGCCTGGAGTTCGACTCGACGGTGAACTACCTCAAGGGTCAGAGCACCCTCGACGTCGGCACGGTCGATGACCTGCGCAAGATCGACGACCCGTACAACACGTACAAGGTGATCGGGCTCATCCCCGGTCCCATCAGCAACCCCGGCATCGAGGCCGTCAACTCGGCGATGAACCCCGCCGACGGGCCGTGGTACTACTTCGTCTCGATCAACGAGAACAAGACCGTCTTCTCCGTGACGAACGAAGAGCACAACCGGAACGTCGCGGAGTATGAGAAGCAACGGAAGCAGGGCCAGTGA
- a CDS encoding RNA-guided endonuclease InsQ/TnpB family protein, with protein sequence MKGKRVRRAFKFRFYPTDAQAAELSRTFGCVRKVYNLALQARTEAWSQRCERVNYVQTSAMLTNWKKAEGLAYLSEVSSVPLQQALRHLQGAFVNFWEGRAKYPRFKSRKKSRATAEYTRSAFRWRDGRLTLAKLSEPLRIVWSRALPPGAEPSTVTVSRDGVGRWFVSLLVEDPEVRPLPPADSPAVALDVGLTTLATLSTGEKIANPKYERRDRKRLARAQRKLARKQSGSRNRQKAQLKVARVHAKISDRRRDYLHKLTTRLVRENQMIVIEDLNVRGMLKNRSLARAISDASWSELRAMLGYKCHWYGRRLVVINQWYPSSKTCSNCGYVLAKLSLGVRHWTCPGCGTTHDRDENGAKNLLAAGLAVTACGAGARPRRERSRTGRPALKQEAKRVTAGDFSDYRCGGIGVN encoded by the coding sequence GTGAAGGGCAAGCGTGTGAGACGGGCCTTCAAGTTCCGTTTCTATCCGACCGATGCGCAGGCGGCAGAGCTGTCTCGCACGTTCGGGTGTGTGCGAAAGGTCTACAACCTGGCTCTCCAAGCTCGCACCGAGGCGTGGTCCCAGAGGTGTGAACGCGTGAATTATGTTCAGACTTCGGCGATGCTCACCAACTGGAAGAAGGCCGAAGGACTCGCCTACCTGAGCGAGGTGTCCTCTGTCCCTCTGCAGCAGGCCCTGAGGCACTTGCAGGGGGCGTTCGTGAACTTCTGGGAGGGGCGAGCGAAGTACCCGCGGTTCAAGTCGCGGAAGAAGTCACGCGCGACAGCGGAGTACACGCGTTCGGCGTTCCGGTGGCGCGATGGGCGTCTGACGCTCGCGAAGCTGAGCGAGCCGCTTCGCATCGTTTGGTCGCGGGCCCTCCCGCCCGGCGCGGAACCGTCTACCGTGACTGTTTCGCGGGACGGGGTCGGCCGCTGGTTCGTATCGCTGTTGGTGGAGGATCCGGAGGTTCGGCCGCTGCCGCCGGCTGACAGTCCTGCTGTCGCGCTCGACGTAGGGCTCACGACGCTGGCGACGCTGTCGACAGGGGAGAAGATCGCCAACCCGAAGTACGAGCGGCGCGACAGGAAGCGTCTCGCACGCGCTCAGCGGAAACTGGCACGGAAGCAGTCGGGGTCACGGAACCGCCAGAAGGCACAGCTCAAAGTCGCGAGGGTTCACGCCAAGATCAGCGACCGGCGTAGGGATTACCTGCACAAACTGACTACTCGACTCGTTCGTGAAAACCAAATGATCGTGATCGAGGACCTCAATGTGCGGGGCATGTTGAAGAATCGCTCGCTGGCGCGCGCGATCTCCGATGCATCCTGGTCGGAGCTCCGCGCCATGCTGGGGTACAAGTGCCATTGGTACGGTCGTCGGCTTGTCGTGATCAATCAGTGGTACCCGTCGAGCAAGACGTGCTCCAACTGCGGATACGTGCTCGCCAAGCTGTCGCTCGGGGTCCGCCACTGGACCTGCCCCGGCTGTGGGACGACTCACGACAGAGATGAGAACGGGGCGAAGAACCTTCTGGCCGCCGGGCTGGCGGTGACGGCCTGTGGAGCCGGTGCAAGACCCCGACGGGAGCGGTCCCGGACAGGGCGACCGGCGCTGAAGCAGGAAGCCAAGCGGGTGACCGCTGGAGATTTCTCCGACTATCGGTGTGGAGGGATCGGTGTCAACTGA
- a CDS encoding shikimate dehydrogenase, whose protein sequence is MSKQHRAAVLGSPIAHSLSPVLHRAAYAELGLDDWSYERFEVDEAALSGFVGELDGTWAGLSLTMPLKRAIIPLLDEISDTAASVEAVNTVVFREDGRRVGDNTDIPGMIAALRERGVEKVESAAVLGAGATASSALAALARICAGPVTAYVRSEARAEEMRGWGERLGVDVRTADWDDAAEAFASPLVIATTPAGTTNALATAVPDRVGTLFDVLYDPWPTPLAAAWSERGGKVVGGLDLLVHQAVLQVEQMTGVPKAPLAAMRAAGERALAAR, encoded by the coding sequence GTGAGCAAGCAACATCGCGCGGCCGTCCTCGGTTCGCCCATCGCCCACTCGCTCTCCCCGGTCCTGCACCGGGCCGCGTACGCCGAGCTCGGGCTCGACGACTGGTCGTACGAGCGCTTCGAGGTCGACGAGGCGGCGCTGTCGGGGTTCGTGGGCGAGCTGGACGGGACCTGGGCCGGGCTCTCGCTGACGATGCCGCTCAAGCGGGCGATCATCCCGCTGCTCGACGAGATCAGCGACACGGCCGCCTCCGTGGAGGCCGTCAACACCGTCGTCTTCCGCGAGGACGGGCGCCGGGTCGGCGACAACACCGACATCCCCGGCATGATCGCCGCCCTGCGCGAGCGCGGCGTCGAGAAGGTGGAGTCGGCGGCCGTCCTCGGCGCCGGCGCCACCGCCTCCTCCGCGCTCGCCGCCCTCGCCCGGATCTGCGCGGGCCCCGTCACCGCGTACGTACGGAGCGAGGCGCGGGCCGAGGAGATGCGCGGCTGGGGCGAGCGGCTCGGCGTGGACGTCCGCACCGCCGACTGGGACGACGCGGCCGAGGCCTTCGCCTCCCCGCTGGTGATCGCGACCACCCCGGCCGGCACCACGAACGCCCTGGCGACCGCCGTCCCCGACCGGGTCGGCACGCTCTTCGACGTCCTGTACGACCCCTGGCCGACCCCGCTCGCCGCCGCCTGGTCCGAGCGCGGCGGCAAGGTCGTCGGCGGCCTCGACCTCCTCGTCCACCAGGCCGTCCTCCAGGTGGAGCAGATGACGGGCGTCCCGAAGGCCCCGCTCGCGGCCATGCGGGCGGCGGGGGAGCGGGCGCTGGCGGCTCGGTAG
- the ruvX gene encoding Holliday junction resolvase RuvX encodes MRRGRRLAVDVGDARIGVASCDPDGVLATPVETVPGRDVPAAHRRLRQIVEEYEPIEVVVGLPRSLSGREGPAATKVRAFAREMAKGIAPVPVRLVDERMTTVTATQGLRASGVKAKKGRSVIDQAAAVIILQNALESERVSGNPPGEGVEVII; translated from the coding sequence ATGCGCCGCGGCCGCCGTCTCGCGGTCGACGTCGGGGACGCCCGGATCGGGGTCGCCTCGTGCGACCCCGACGGGGTCCTCGCCACGCCGGTGGAGACCGTGCCGGGACGCGACGTCCCGGCCGCCCACCGGCGGCTCCGCCAGATCGTCGAGGAGTACGAGCCGATCGAGGTCGTCGTGGGCCTGCCCCGCTCGCTCAGCGGGCGGGAGGGCCCGGCCGCGACCAAGGTCCGCGCCTTCGCCCGGGAGATGGCCAAGGGCATCGCCCCGGTCCCGGTCCGCCTCGTCGACGAGCGGATGACCACCGTCACCGCGACCCAGGGCCTGCGGGCCTCGGGCGTGAAGGCGAAGAAGGGGCGGTCCGTCATCGACCAGGCCGCCGCCGTGATCATCCTTCAGAACGCTCTTGAGTCCGAACGGGTATCAGGTAATCCGCCCGGCGAGGGTGTCGAAGTGATTATCTGA